From a region of the Aeoliella mucimassa genome:
- a CDS encoding alpha-L-arabinofuranosidase C-terminal domain-containing protein: protein MLGKLTNRLLLGVAACVLATGSVSQSLAVEAEVHVHLDRPSVELSPVLYGLFFEDINYAADGGLYAELVQNRSFEYYPLSNNRRLHPLSAWERVQRDGGTAKLAVVDEAPLNDKNTHYVNIALDGTGTAGIANSGFAGIVLEKDAKYDFSVYARRTEDADKAINVQLVKDDGSVLAEGSIDAVSAEWKKYELTLTASDDATKAKLVVTTTGGGVLSLDMVSLFPQETFKGRKNGMRKDLGQALAELNPKFLRFPGGCIAHGSGLANAYRWKDTVGDVAERKPNWNRWGYHQSYGLGYFEYMQLCEDIGATPLPVVPVGVACGFTRPFDKVPMEDLHIWVDDALDLIEFANGPVESEWGKLRAEMGHPEPFNLEYVCLGNEEHDTPEVRERFPYFVAAIRERYPDIKIVGTSGLGEGIPLYDLMTREQVYSSDEHYYMNPNWYLSNTRRFDSFDRNKPKIFVGEYASEGNSMFNAMAEAAYLTGIERNADIVDMTCYAPLLAKYNYTQWPKADLIWFDNTQVVRTPNYYVQQMFATNKGDVYLDNSVEMARNVVDKRYAGRVGIGTWLTTIEVESAKLNGKPLNFADWEVLGGDYDNTKSAYFQRDVRAEPAMSLAPESADGSKTVYEVRARKTGGEEGFLLAFGYDDGHYYWWNIGGWGNTQHGIEVRQNGQSTDRLVTTRGSIESNRWYDLKVELDGGRIRCYIDGKLIHDFQAMSPELCVSPTMDRSNSEVMVKLVNPSDEPVETTVVLQGGRLADEATLTTIDGPAGAVNTRESEAVQPVVTELKAARTMKLELPPISVQVLKVKLK, encoded by the coding sequence ATGCTTGGCAAGTTGACGAATCGTCTGCTGCTTGGGGTTGCTGCCTGCGTGCTGGCGACCGGATCCGTTTCGCAGAGTCTGGCCGTCGAGGCCGAAGTACACGTGCATCTCGATCGGCCATCGGTCGAACTGAGCCCGGTACTGTACGGGCTATTTTTTGAGGACATCAACTACGCAGCCGACGGCGGGCTGTATGCCGAGTTGGTGCAGAACCGCTCGTTCGAGTACTACCCGCTCAGTAACAATCGCCGGCTGCATCCGCTGAGTGCCTGGGAGCGTGTGCAACGCGACGGTGGCACCGCCAAGTTGGCCGTGGTCGACGAAGCGCCGCTGAACGACAAGAACACCCATTATGTGAACATCGCCCTCGATGGCACCGGAACCGCTGGCATCGCCAACAGCGGCTTTGCCGGCATTGTGCTCGAGAAGGATGCGAAGTACGACTTCTCGGTCTACGCCCGCAGGACCGAGGATGCCGACAAGGCGATCAACGTGCAGCTAGTGAAGGACGATGGTTCGGTACTGGCCGAAGGCTCCATCGATGCGGTTTCGGCCGAGTGGAAGAAGTACGAGCTGACGCTCACCGCCAGCGACGACGCGACCAAGGCCAAGCTAGTGGTCACCACCACCGGCGGCGGTGTGCTGTCGCTCGACATGGTTTCGCTGTTCCCGCAGGAGACGTTCAAAGGCCGCAAAAACGGCATGCGCAAAGACCTGGGCCAAGCCCTGGCCGAGTTGAATCCCAAGTTCCTCCGGTTCCCTGGCGGCTGCATCGCCCATGGCAGCGGCCTGGCCAATGCGTACCGCTGGAAAGACACTGTGGGCGACGTTGCCGAGCGGAAGCCGAACTGGAACCGCTGGGGGTATCACCAAAGTTACGGGCTCGGCTATTTCGAATACATGCAGCTGTGTGAAGACATCGGTGCGACTCCGCTGCCAGTGGTGCCAGTGGGCGTCGCCTGCGGTTTTACGCGTCCGTTCGACAAGGTGCCGATGGAAGACCTGCACATTTGGGTCGACGACGCGCTCGACCTGATTGAGTTCGCCAATGGCCCGGTAGAGAGTGAGTGGGGCAAGCTGCGAGCCGAGATGGGCCACCCCGAGCCGTTTAATCTGGAGTACGTCTGCCTGGGTAACGAAGAGCACGACACTCCCGAAGTGCGGGAGCGGTTCCCTTACTTTGTCGCGGCGATTCGTGAGCGTTATCCCGACATTAAAATCGTCGGTACCTCGGGCCTCGGCGAGGGAATCCCGCTGTACGACCTGATGACTCGCGAGCAGGTATACAGCAGCGACGAGCACTACTATATGAATCCGAACTGGTATTTGAGCAACACTCGCCGGTTCGATTCGTTCGATCGTAACAAGCCGAAGATCTTCGTCGGCGAGTACGCTTCGGAAGGCAACAGCATGTTCAATGCCATGGCCGAAGCCGCCTACTTGACCGGCATCGAACGCAATGCCGACATCGTCGACATGACCTGCTACGCCCCGCTGCTGGCCAAGTACAACTACACGCAGTGGCCCAAGGCCGACCTGATTTGGTTCGACAACACGCAAGTGGTTCGCACGCCGAACTACTACGTGCAGCAGATGTTCGCCACGAACAAAGGCGATGTTTACCTGGATAACAGTGTCGAGATGGCTCGTAACGTGGTCGATAAGCGATACGCGGGCCGAGTTGGCATTGGTACCTGGCTGACCACCATCGAGGTCGAATCGGCCAAGCTCAATGGCAAGCCGCTCAACTTCGCCGATTGGGAAGTGCTGGGAGGCGACTACGACAACACGAAGAGTGCCTACTTCCAACGCGATGTTCGTGCCGAGCCAGCGATGAGCCTCGCCCCCGAAAGTGCCGATGGCAGCAAGACCGTGTACGAAGTGCGGGCTCGCAAGACCGGCGGCGAGGAAGGTTTCTTGCTGGCGTTTGGTTACGACGATGGCCACTACTACTGGTGGAACATCGGCGGCTGGGGCAACACCCAGCATGGCATCGAAGTCCGCCAGAACGGCCAATCGACCGATCGCCTGGTCACCACCCGTGGCAGCATCGAATCGAACCGCTGGTACGACCTGAAGGTCGAACTCGATGGCGGCCGCATCCGTTGCTACATCGATGGCAAGCTGATTCACGACTTCCAAGCGATGTCGCCTGAGTTGTGCGTATCGCCGACGATGGATCGCTCGAACAGCGAAGTGATGGTGAAGCTGGTGAATCCGAGCGACGAGCCAGTCGAAACGACCGTGGTGCTGCAGGGGGGCCGCCTGGCCGACGAGGCCACGCTGACCACGATCGACGGCCCCGCCGGGGCGGTGAACACCCGCGAGTCCGAAGCGGTGCAGCCGGTCGTTACCGAGCTGAAAGCCGCTCGCACGATGAAACTAGAGCTGCCGCCGATCTCGGTGCAGGTGCTCAAGGTGAAATTGAAGTAA
- a CDS encoding rhamnogalacturonan lyase family protein, which yields MHRTKSRRTLRATSSKLRIEPLEPRIALTVVTLQASADTYTQAGVGAGSAEVFDLIDGNGGFADRMAYVQFDLSGLSLDSLESATLSFVKQPNLAGGRSDYVTTDRFDVYGLLDLAGNTPQGWNEATLAEGNLGAEYTNTSGNGLDTARLQNLNQETGADVIESVINADGSPSSITGPDLVAFLQQRADANGLVTFITYVDAGNVRGYAFGTRENPNAAVRPTLELEFPSDPLPDPYPDEPVVLPRQMEKLDRGVIAMRTSSSSAYVGWRLLGDDPAGVGFNLYRSTNNGTAYKLNATPITNTTDYVDNSASSAFSYTYSIRPVIDGVEQAASETYTLLSSTAAQQFIEVPIVAPPDTIVNGENWHYTANDASVGDLDGDGDYEVVLKWTPEITNPNPDTNYLYAPTANMYVDAYDMDGTLLWRIDAGPNIRTIASSLQFIVYDLDGDGRAEVAMNSADGTTSYHAMNDGGRLSFSTNDVVGDPNANWVDPSGWITTGPEYLTVFDGYTGDVLASTNLLPARGTVTDWGDNYGHRSTTHKYVVAYLDGQHPSLVTGRGIYHGQAQYGTAKTELTAWNFGDGQLTDLWSFTATEGTGNDVNADYVGQGNQAVSVADVDGDGYDEVIWGAMVVDQDGTGLYSTGRGHGDALHVADMDPDNPGLEIFEPHESPGEYGLAGGDYRDAMTGELLIGIETTGDVGRGVAFDIDPNYPGYEFWTSYVEPGNSGPTIYNVQVGAIYEAPSNVHMNFGIWWDADPLRETLDGTTISKWHYEWANPGRQNLVSYGNSGINNNAGLSSNNGTKRNPSLTADLFGDWREEVIWRRADNSALEIWSTTIPSTMRLPTLMHDLQYREAVAWQNVYYNQPPHPSYFIGAGMGEAPTPPLFFGGELSGDYNQDGVVNLGDYTVWRDWLGSTTNLAADGDHNGVIDQGDYQVWKENFGAVAQTPLLSGVAAASSTESSSEPAVGSLLAGTPTDSAVPDTTEPTSNAAPADGQPNIDAAVTGDTATSSASGDSSNSTSGLSPLAANPLAVSLGEGGRPVSSRSHALSGAPSGGGVSETSSEVVSPSVPRQTQSLPFTSRSLGARQTNEQQMREHFAPQRGPIGADRPLDLAFAEWGVSRQF from the coding sequence ATGCACCGCACCAAGTCACGTCGCACGCTTCGGGCAACCTCGTCGAAGCTCCGCATCGAGCCGCTCGAACCTCGCATCGCCCTCACGGTGGTCACGCTGCAAGCGAGCGCCGACACCTACACCCAGGCGGGAGTCGGCGCCGGCAGTGCCGAGGTGTTCGACCTGATCGACGGCAACGGCGGATTCGCCGATCGCATGGCCTACGTGCAGTTCGACCTTAGCGGGCTGTCGCTCGACTCGCTCGAGTCGGCCACCTTGTCGTTCGTCAAGCAGCCGAATCTAGCTGGTGGGCGCAGCGACTATGTCACCACCGACCGGTTCGACGTGTACGGGCTGCTCGACCTCGCTGGCAACACTCCGCAGGGTTGGAACGAAGCGACGCTGGCCGAAGGCAACCTGGGAGCCGAGTACACCAACACCAGCGGCAACGGGCTCGACACCGCGCGACTTCAGAATCTCAACCAAGAGACCGGTGCCGACGTCATCGAAAGCGTGATCAACGCCGATGGCAGCCCTTCGTCGATCACCGGGCCCGACCTGGTTGCGTTTCTACAGCAGCGGGCCGATGCCAACGGACTGGTGACCTTCATTACCTATGTTGATGCTGGCAACGTGCGCGGCTACGCGTTTGGCACCCGGGAGAATCCCAACGCAGCCGTTCGCCCAACGCTTGAGTTGGAGTTCCCCAGCGATCCGCTGCCCGATCCCTATCCCGATGAGCCCGTCGTGTTGCCGCGGCAGATGGAGAAGCTCGACCGGGGAGTCATCGCCATGCGCACCAGCAGCAGTTCGGCCTACGTCGGCTGGCGATTGCTGGGCGACGATCCGGCGGGCGTCGGCTTTAATCTCTATCGCTCTACCAACAACGGCACCGCTTACAAACTCAACGCGACTCCGATCACCAACACCACCGACTACGTCGATAACTCGGCTAGCAGTGCGTTCAGCTACACCTACTCGATCCGCCCGGTGATCGATGGGGTCGAGCAAGCAGCGAGCGAAACCTACACGCTGCTTTCGAGCACCGCGGCTCAGCAGTTTATCGAGGTGCCGATCGTCGCCCCACCCGATACCATCGTGAACGGTGAGAACTGGCACTACACGGCCAACGACGCCAGCGTGGGCGACCTCGATGGCGATGGCGACTACGAGGTGGTGCTCAAGTGGACGCCCGAAATCACCAATCCAAATCCCGATACCAATTATTTGTACGCTCCTACGGCCAACATGTATGTCGACGCGTACGACATGGATGGCACGCTGCTCTGGCGAATCGACGCGGGCCCAAACATTCGCACCATTGCCAGTTCGCTGCAGTTTATCGTGTACGATCTCGATGGCGATGGCCGCGCCGAGGTGGCCATGAACTCCGCCGATGGCACCACCTCGTACCATGCCATGAACGACGGCGGGCGGTTGAGTTTCTCCACCAACGATGTCGTGGGCGATCCGAATGCCAACTGGGTCGATCCCTCCGGCTGGATCACCACCGGGCCGGAGTACCTGACCGTGTTCGATGGTTACACCGGCGACGTGCTCGCCAGCACCAACCTGCTGCCCGCCCGCGGCACCGTAACCGACTGGGGCGACAACTACGGCCACCGCTCGACCACCCATAAATACGTGGTCGCTTACCTCGACGGGCAGCACCCGAGTCTCGTCACCGGCCGAGGCATCTATCATGGCCAGGCCCAGTATGGCACCGCCAAAACGGAACTGACCGCCTGGAACTTTGGCGACGGCCAACTGACCGACCTGTGGTCCTTCACCGCGACCGAAGGCACCGGCAACGACGTGAACGCCGACTACGTAGGGCAGGGCAATCAGGCGGTGAGTGTTGCCGACGTCGATGGCGATGGCTACGACGAAGTCATCTGGGGAGCGATGGTGGTCGATCAGGATGGCACCGGGCTGTACAGCACCGGTCGCGGGCATGGCGACGCGCTGCACGTGGCCGACATGGACCCCGACAATCCCGGCCTCGAGATCTTCGAGCCGCACGAAAGTCCCGGCGAGTACGGATTGGCCGGCGGCGACTATCGCGACGCGATGACCGGCGAACTGCTGATTGGCATCGAGACCACCGGCGACGTCGGTCGCGGGGTAGCGTTCGACATCGATCCCAATTACCCGGGCTACGAGTTCTGGACCTCGTACGTCGAGCCGGGCAACAGCGGGCCGACCATTTACAACGTGCAAGTGGGAGCCATTTACGAAGCTCCATCGAACGTGCACATGAACTTTGGCATCTGGTGGGATGCCGACCCGCTGCGTGAAACCCTCGATGGCACCACGATTTCGAAATGGCATTACGAGTGGGCGAACCCAGGCCGGCAGAACCTGGTGTCGTACGGCAACAGCGGCATCAACAACAACGCAGGGCTCAGCAGCAACAACGGCACCAAGCGTAATCCCAGTTTAACGGCCGACCTGTTTGGCGACTGGCGCGAGGAGGTCATCTGGCGGCGGGCCGATAATTCGGCGCTTGAAATCTGGTCGACGACCATTCCTTCGACCATGCGACTACCGACGCTCATGCACGACCTGCAGTACCGCGAAGCGGTCGCCTGGCAGAACGTCTATTACAATCAGCCGCCGCACCCTAGCTACTTTATTGGTGCGGGGATGGGCGAGGCGCCGACCCCGCCGCTTTTCTTCGGCGGAGAACTCTCTGGCGACTATAACCAGGATGGCGTCGTGAACCTCGGCGACTACACCGTGTGGCGCGACTGGCTCGGTAGCACTACCAACTTGGCCGCCGATGGCGATCACAACGGAGTGATCGACCAGGGAGACTACCAGGTATGGAAAGAGAACTTCGGCGCGGTCGCCCAAACGCCGCTGCTCAGCGGAGTGGCCGCGGCCTCATCGACGGAGTCCAGCAGCGAACCAGCGGTGGGGAGCCTATTGGCCGGGACTCCTACCGACAGCGCGGTGCCGGATACGACAGAGCCCACTAGCAACGCAGCGCCCGCCGACGGGCAGCCGAACATCGATGCGGCCGTGACTGGCGACACGGCCACCAGTAGTGCCAGCGGCGACTCGTCGAACAGCACCAGTGGACTGTCGCCGCTCGCGGCCAATCCTCTGGCAGTCAGTCTTGGTGAGGGTGGCAGACCAGTAAGCAGTCGATCGCATGCGTTGTCTGGTGCCCCCTCGGGTGGGGGTGTTTCTGAGACCTCCTCCGAGGTCGTTTCGCCTTCGGTTCCGCGTCAGACGCAGTCGCTTCCATTCACTTCTAGGAGTCTTGGCGCTCGCCAGACCAATGAGCAGCAGATGCGTGAGCATTTCGCACCGCAGCGTGGCCCGATCGGGGCCGATCGCCCGCTCGATTTGGCGTTTGCCGAATGGGGCGTTTCTCGCCAGTTTTAG